The following are encoded in a window of Brettanomyces bruxellensis chromosome 9, complete sequence genomic DNA:
- a CDS encoding uncharacterized protein (BUSCO:EOG09261W1K): MNTLKSQLKFDHENMINGGVNRTKVMKSSIKDLKSFLYILKKQESANFFLKDIVPVLGCILDYMRYDDTRSLSLMIILTLKDAFGEIKLGNEIISILDDITTMADTRADRYASIEILGVLYSVLPNVCTNTFLKDDIMVKLLANEITFLLTSRKEQLLFDGGKNLRSILLVFSGACIDEACRKLIAKMYLGLLVKTLKVGNSTNDELELECLAGTVVIKIYKCIERKSFEKEGHALSLSFISEILINGLLSQYNHKITAYSVEGLAFLSLSPEIKRLLRKDDNFLTALIEDKFLENSNEISYGTLCIVNILTMIPSTSSEKQQSMEKLRSYAELSQMDPRTGKKLKVSRKDTKEEVIKFSTSLMKSKDLLGMISKIIKKFQTSGIIEQAIYIIHNLCNNKSIRTDVVKHGGLGILLSYLASHSDGIKYNPDTFCEMKKPIIFPQVRQKAISALAKIIMSHNPKVLFYQKFDIFTPVAFLLEEIVQYDIDTGGRVGKTPLDGLPEDQLNAIDCFEAIVALTNLTSVDEMKIKNIVLRLGWSSIYNLTLSENYQIQRTDLELLSNLMLSPMCSEKFFNWNTKSDENYQHFRRLCQLINLVDRDSQIAVLNIFANSSDYNIIGQLLCQSEFFMDHFMDVMVDKMADEEIQLHLN, from the exons ATGAATACCCTTAAATCCCAATTAAAGTTCGATCACGAAAATATGATCAATGGTGGTGTTAATCGAACAAAAGTTATGAAGTCTTCAATCAAAGATTTAAAGTCATTTCTATATATTctaaaaaagcaagaatcagccaatttttttcttaaagaTATTGTTCCAGTGCTGGGTTGCATTTTGGATTACATGCGCTACGATGATACAAGAAGTTTATCATTAATGATAATTCTGACCTTGAAAGACGCATTTGGCGAAATCAAGTTAGGCAATGAGATAATATCAATATtggatgatataacaaCAATGGCTGATACACGAGCAGATAGATATGCATCAATTGAGATATTGGGCGTACTTTATTCGGTATTACCTAACGTTTGTACAAATACGTTTCTGAAAGACGATATTATGGTTAAGCTTCTTGCAAATGAAATCACGTTTTTGCTGACAAGTAGAAAGGAACAATTGCTTTTCGAtggtggaaaaaatttacgAAGTATTCTGTTAGTCTTTTCAGGAGCTTGCATTGATGAGGCATGCCGGAAATTGATTGCAAAAATGTACCTTGGGTTATTAGTCAAAACGTTAAAGGTTGGCAACAGTACAAACGATGAGCTTGAATTAGAATGCCTTGCAGGAACAGTTGTAATAAAGATATACAAGTgtattgaaagaaaatcatttgaaaaggaaggaCATGCTTTATCCCTTAGCTTTATATCTGAAATTCTCATAAATGGCCTTTTAAGTCAATATAATCATAAAATAACAGCATATAGTGTCGAAGGCCTCGCATTTCTATCATTGAGTCCGGAAATCAAAAGATTACTTCGCAAGGATGATAATTTTCTTACGGCTTTGATTGAAGataaatttttggaaaacagCAATGAGATAAGTTATGGTACGTTGTGCATCGTGAATATTCTTACGATGATTCCGTCGACAAGTTCTGAAAAGCAACAGTCCATGGAAAAGCTTCGAAGCTATGCCGAACTGTCACAGATGGATCCTAGAACAGGAAAAAAGCTCAAAGTATCAAGAAAGGatacaaaagaagaagtaatcaaattttcaacaagttTAATGAAGTCCAAAGATTTATTAGGGATGATAAGTAAgatcatcaaaaaatttcagacATCCGGAATTATAGAGCAGgctatttatattattcATAATCTCTGCAATAATAAATCAATTCGAACAGATGTTGTCAAACATGGTGGATTGGGAATTTTACTTTCATACTTGGCTTCACATTCAGATGGTATCAAGTATAATCCAGATACCTTTTGTGAAATGAAGAAACCAATAATCTTCCCGCAGGTACGTCAAAAGGCTATCAGCGCACTTGCAAAAATTATTATGAGCCATAATCCAAAAGTTCTTTTCTACCAAAAATTCGATATTTTCACGCCGGTGGCATTCTTATTGGAAGAAATTGTTCAATACGACATTGATACCGGCGGCAGAGTTGGAAAAACCCCATTAGATGGATTACCGGAAGATCAATTGAATGCGATTGATTGCTTCGAGGCTATTGTCGCTCTTACAAACTTGACTTCCGTGGAtgagatgaaaataaaaaatatcgTTTTACGACTAGGATGGTCTTCTATTTATAATCTTACTTTGAGCGAAAATTATCAGATTCAACGTACTGATCTAGAACTTCTTTCAAACCTTATGCTTTCACCAATGTGCTCCGAAAAATTCTTTAACTGGAATACAAAGAGTGATGAAAATTACCAGCATTTTCGGAGATTATGCCAACTTATCAACTTAGTTGACAGAGACTCTCAAATTGCAGTGTTAAATATCTTTGCCAATTCAAGTGATTATAATATTATTGGACAACTGCTATGCCAATCGGAATTCTTTATGGATCACTTTATGGATGTGATGGTTGATAAAATGGCCGATGAGGAAATTCAGCTAC ATCTAAATTAG
- the RCH1 gene encoding Solute carrier rch1 yields the protein MGVASYIDSLEPSHHRSYRIYHFLWHKVWLAYWFYFVLAIFIIIARWAPNFARSGGLIRGEYSIGYGAVAVIFLGSGLSMKTKDLLQNVFHWRAHLIVLSLEFLITSSIMYGFACAIKAANNPRISLWMLVGIIVSACCPTTVSSNVVMTRKADGNVYLTLCEVFFGNILGAFITPSMVQLYTRGTWSFANPANGTSFGHVFASVMKQIGCSVFIPLFVGQIAQNFIPKIAQKVSSVLKFCKSGSVMLLLIMFSSFSTAFYQHSFTEVSHASIIMLCFFNFGIYMFFTVICFIMSRPAFLLRIFKREPTESSSCFYKWSYKIFRPFYYNRSDTVSVMLCGGAKTAALGVSLITSQYGSDNPHLGELLVPMVLYQAEQVLAANILTGFMKKWIHAGPEWKKQELEKELKAERVGSDIEDTGNQLPSKSLKKIAYEEGSSELDISLNSPGESKKE from the coding sequence ATGGGCGTTGCTTCTTACATTGACTCGCTCGAGCCATCTCATCACAGATCTTATAGAATTTACCACTTCTTATGGCATAAAGTGTGGCTAGCCTATTGGttttattttgttcttGCTATTTTTATAATAATTGCAAGATGGGCCCCAAATTTCGCCAGATCTGGTGGTCTCATAAGAGGAGAATATTCTATTGGTTATGGTGCAGTTGCCGTGATTTTTTTAGGATCCGGTCTCTCTATGAAGACTAAGGATTTACTTCAAAACGTTTTTCACTGGAGAGCGCACTTGATTGTTTTATCTTTGGAATTTTTAATCACATCCTCTATAATGTACGGTTTTGCTTGTGCAATTAAGGCCGCGAACAACCCTAGAATATCACTTTGGATGCTTGTTGGAATTATTGTTAGTGCTTGCTGTCCAACAACTGTTAGCTCGAATGTCGTCATGACCCGGAAGGCTGATGGAAATGTTTATTTAACGCTTTGTGAAGTTTTCTTTGGTAATATTCTTGGGGCCTTCATTACTCCGTCAATGGTTCAATTGTATACCCGTGGTACTTGGTCATTTGCAAATCCTGCGAATGGGACTTCTTTTGGACATGTTTTTGCAAGTGTCATGAAACAAATTGGATGTTCCGTTTTTATTCCGTTGTTCGTTGGTCAGATAGCACAGAATTTTATCCCGAAAATTGCCCAAAAGGTATCTTCGGTGTtgaaattttgtaaatCTGGTTCTGTTATGCTTCTCTTGATCATGTTTTCGTCATTTTCAACAGCATTTTACCAGCATTCCTTTACAGAAGTTTCACATGCATCCATCATTATGTTatgtttcttcaactttggAATATACATGTTTTTCACGGTTATATGTTTTATAATGTCCAGACCTGCATTTCTCTTACgcatttttaaaagagaaCCGACTGAAAGCTCTTCATGTTTCTATAAATGGTCATATAAAATATTCAGACCATTTTATTATAACAGATCGGATACTGTGTCCGTCATGCTTTGTGGAGGTGCAAAAACTGCTGCCTTGGGTGTCTCGTTGATTACGTCGCAATATGGTAGTGATAATCCACATCTTGGCGAGTTGCTTGTTCCGATGGTTCTTTATCAAGCTGAGCAGGTCTTGGCGGCTAATATTTTGACCGGTTTCATGAAGAAATGGATTCATGCAGGCCCAGAATGGAAGAAGCAAGAATTGGAGAAGGAACTAAAGGCAGAGAGAGTCGGTAGTGATATTGAGGATACGGGTAATCAACTTCCCAGTAAgtcattgaaaaaaatagcataTGAGGAGGGTTCAAGTGAATTAGATATCTCTCTTAATTCTCCAGGGgagtcaaaaaaagagtga